The following are from one region of the Sandaracinus amylolyticus genome:
- a CDS encoding FmdB family zinc ribbon protein: MPTYEYSCEACGAGWEMEQRISENPVKVCPKCGAEKAKRLISGGNFMLKGEGWYKDLYHKPAAKKSSGESGGSSSGGDSGSSSSSGSSSSGGSESKAASS; the protein is encoded by the coding sequence ATGCCGACGTACGAGTACAGCTGTGAGGCGTGTGGCGCCGGTTGGGAGATGGAACAGCGCATCTCCGAGAACCCGGTGAAGGTCTGCCCGAAGTGCGGCGCGGAGAAGGCGAAGCGCCTGATCTCCGGCGGCAACTTCATGCTCAAGGGCGAGGGCTGGTACAAGGACCTCTACCACAAGCCCGCCGCGAAGAAGTCGAGCGGCGAGTCGGGTGGAAGCTCGAGCGGCGGTGACTCGGGCAGCTCGTCGAGCTCGGGATCGTCGAGCTCGGGCGGCAGCGAGTCGAAGGCCGCGAGCAGCTGA
- a CDS encoding PspA/IM30 family protein, with translation MGFFGRLATLIKSNLNDLISKSEDPEKMLNQIILDMNAQLVEAKKQVAIAIADEKRLHRQWQSEKAVGDEWHKKAMLAVRAGDDALAKEALQRKKEHEQIAKAFEDQWKKQNIAVNQVKAALQALNNKIGEAKRKKDVLIARNNRAKAMQEIQKTMGSLQDTSAFDAFSRMEQKIEQAEAEAEAAGELHEEYSGDVLKNKFARLEQTAGADADLEELKREMGLIPAREAAVPARVEAEEAPMDEAEMAELEAALEELKKREEMAKG, from the coding sequence ATGGGTTTCTTCGGCCGCCTCGCGACGCTGATCAAGAGCAATCTGAACGACCTGATCTCCAAGTCGGAAGATCCGGAGAAGATGCTCAACCAGATCATCCTCGACATGAACGCGCAGCTCGTCGAGGCGAAGAAGCAGGTCGCGATCGCGATCGCCGACGAGAAGCGACTGCATCGCCAATGGCAGAGCGAAAAAGCAGTCGGCGACGAGTGGCACAAGAAGGCGATGCTCGCCGTGCGCGCCGGCGACGACGCCCTCGCGAAGGAAGCGCTCCAGCGGAAGAAGGAGCACGAGCAGATCGCGAAGGCGTTCGAGGATCAGTGGAAGAAGCAGAACATCGCGGTCAACCAGGTGAAGGCCGCGCTGCAGGCGCTGAACAACAAGATCGGTGAGGCGAAGCGCAAGAAGGACGTCCTCATCGCGCGCAACAACCGCGCGAAGGCGATGCAGGAGATCCAGAAGACGATGGGGTCCCTCCAGGACACCAGCGCCTTCGATGCCTTCTCGCGGATGGAGCAGAAGATCGAGCAGGCCGAGGCGGAGGCCGAGGCTGCGGGCGAGCTGCACGAGGAGTACTCGGGCGACGTCCTGAAGAACAAGTTCGCGCGGCTCGAGCAGACCGCGGGCGCCGACGCGGACCTCGAGGAGCTGAAGCGCGAGATGGGCCTCATCCCGGCGCGCGAGGCCGCGGTCCCGGCGCGCGTCGAGGCCGAGGAGGCGCCGATGGACGAGGCCGAGATGGCCGAGCTCGAGGCGGCGCTCGAAGAGCTGAAGAAGCGCGAGGAGATGGCGAAGGGCTGA
- a CDS encoding YbjN domain-containing protein, with protein sequence MRTREDIEAYLLRSNHPHRELAEDTWLVGDASGSRENIVVRIANGICLFRLKVIDLSAIDPKKCGDFYLELLRLNATEMVHGAYGASDGMVLLTASHLLENLDFNEFAGVVEEFVLAMANHHERIAKYRRNDDRRADV encoded by the coding sequence ATGAGGACGCGCGAGGACATCGAAGCCTATCTTCTCCGCTCGAACCACCCGCACCGCGAGCTCGCCGAGGACACTTGGCTCGTCGGTGACGCGTCGGGCTCGCGCGAGAACATCGTCGTCCGGATCGCGAACGGCATCTGCCTGTTCCGCCTCAAGGTCATCGACCTCTCGGCGATCGATCCGAAGAAGTGCGGCGACTTCTATCTCGAGCTGCTGCGCCTCAACGCGACCGAGATGGTGCACGGCGCCTACGGCGCGTCGGACGGCATGGTGCTGCTCACTGCGAGCCACCTGCTCGAGAACCTCGACTTCAACGAGTTCGCCGGCGTCGTCGAGGAGTTCGTCCTCGCGATGGCGAACCACCACGAGCGCATCGCGAAGTATCGCCGCAACGACGATCGCCGCGCCGACGTCTGA
- a CDS encoding DUF1801 domain-containing protein: MLSTVADYLAALPADRRAAITQLREMIDASLAPGFDESIQHGMITWSIPLSRYPDTYNGQPLAVLSLASQKTTMSLYLMSVYADEAERARFEEAYRASGKKLDMGKSCLRFRSLDALPLDVIRDTVRRITVDGYIARYEASRPPKPAKKR, encoded by the coding sequence ATGCTCAGCACGGTCGCCGACTACCTCGCTGCGCTCCCCGCCGATCGTCGCGCTGCGATCACGCAGCTGCGGGAGATGATCGACGCGAGCCTCGCCCCCGGCTTCGACGAGTCGATCCAACACGGGATGATCACGTGGTCGATCCCGCTCTCGCGTTATCCCGACACGTACAACGGGCAGCCGCTCGCGGTGCTCTCGCTCGCGTCGCAGAAGACGACGATGTCGCTCTACCTGATGAGCGTGTACGCCGACGAGGCCGAGCGCGCGCGCTTCGAGGAGGCGTACCGCGCGAGCGGCAAGAAGCTCGACATGGGCAAGTCGTGCCTCCGCTTCCGCTCGCTCGACGCGCTGCCGCTCGACGTGATCCGCGACACCGTCCGCCGCATCACGGTCGACGGCTACATCGCGCGCTACGAGGCGAGCCGTCCGCCGAAGCCGGCGAAGAAGCGCTGA
- a CDS encoding DsbA family protein, translating into MASKSTNNPPVQPTGTISTPSAVIAILIAFVGGLMIGNLTGRGSGAASEEIEMAAGDRAGGGGEPGAGPAVQDDVERFRALAPDNAPQRGPDDALVTIVMWSDFQCPFCSRVEPTLDRITETFGNDVRVVWRNNALPFHQNAMPAAEAAMEAYAQRGDEGFWRMHNTLFENQRALERANLEQYAQQQGLDMTRFRAALDNHTHQAGIQADMQAANSLGARGTPAFFINGRQLMGAQPFEQFETVIRDEIQRANRAISGGTPRAGYYAALMRGARTAPAAAEGEAAAAKAPPRRPQPDPNAVYRVPVGDSPTKGPNDALVTIVIVSEFQCPFCNRVRPTLDQIEERYGRDVRFVFKHNPLPFHDNAMPAAEAAVEAYRQRGNDAFWRIHDLMFENQQALGREQLEGYAQQVGLDMARFRRALDEHTHRATIEADQTLARQLGASGTPSFFINGRNLRGAQPFEAFQQVIDAELARARERVSAGTPRAGVYEATIANGATSPVMLPMPEGGGEEAAAAPDADRVYDIAVPRNAPTRGAANAPVTIQIFSDFQCPFCGRVGPTLEQVMTQYEGRVRLVWRNYPLPFHQQAGPAAEAAMEVFAQRGSEAFWQFHNTLFENQRALAREDLERYATQIPGIDMARFRRALDEHTHQAAVQADMEAVRRAGAEIGTPSFFINGRLLQGAQPFPAFQQAIDRALREAPARR; encoded by the coding sequence ATGGCAAGCAAGAGCACCAACAACCCGCCGGTCCAGCCGACCGGCACGATCAGCACGCCGTCGGCCGTGATCGCGATCCTGATCGCGTTCGTCGGCGGCCTGATGATCGGCAACCTCACCGGCCGCGGCAGCGGCGCCGCCAGCGAGGAGATCGAGATGGCGGCCGGCGATCGCGCCGGCGGTGGTGGTGAGCCGGGCGCGGGCCCGGCCGTGCAGGACGACGTCGAGCGCTTCCGCGCGCTCGCTCCCGACAACGCGCCGCAGCGTGGCCCGGACGACGCCCTCGTCACGATCGTGATGTGGTCGGACTTCCAGTGCCCGTTCTGCTCGCGCGTCGAGCCGACGCTCGATCGCATCACCGAGACCTTCGGCAACGACGTGCGCGTCGTGTGGCGCAACAACGCGCTGCCCTTCCACCAGAACGCGATGCCCGCCGCGGAGGCCGCGATGGAGGCCTACGCGCAGCGCGGCGACGAGGGCTTCTGGCGCATGCACAACACGCTGTTCGAGAACCAGCGCGCCCTCGAGCGCGCGAACCTCGAGCAGTACGCGCAGCAGCAGGGTCTCGACATGACCCGCTTCCGCGCGGCGCTCGACAACCACACGCACCAGGCGGGCATCCAGGCGGACATGCAGGCCGCCAACTCGCTCGGCGCGCGTGGCACGCCCGCGTTCTTCATCAACGGCCGTCAGCTCATGGGCGCGCAGCCCTTCGAGCAGTTCGAGACCGTCATCCGCGACGAGATCCAGCGCGCGAACCGCGCGATCTCGGGCGGCACGCCGCGCGCGGGCTACTACGCCGCGCTGATGCGTGGCGCGCGCACCGCGCCCGCCGCGGCCGAGGGTGAGGCCGCTGCTGCGAAGGCGCCGCCGCGCCGCCCCCAGCCCGACCCCAACGCGGTCTACCGCGTGCCGGTCGGCGACTCGCCCACGAAGGGCCCGAACGACGCGCTCGTCACGATCGTGATCGTCAGCGAGTTCCAGTGCCCGTTCTGCAACCGCGTCCGCCCCACGCTCGATCAGATCGAGGAGCGCTACGGCCGCGACGTGCGCTTCGTGTTCAAGCACAACCCGCTGCCCTTCCACGACAACGCGATGCCCGCCGCCGAGGCCGCGGTCGAGGCGTACCGCCAGCGTGGCAACGACGCGTTCTGGCGCATCCACGACCTGATGTTCGAGAACCAGCAGGCGCTCGGCCGCGAGCAGCTCGAGGGCTACGCGCAGCAGGTCGGCCTCGACATGGCGCGCTTCCGCCGCGCGCTCGACGAGCACACGCACCGCGCGACGATCGAGGCGGATCAGACGCTCGCCCGCCAGCTCGGCGCGAGCGGCACGCCCTCGTTCTTCATCAACGGCCGCAACCTCCGCGGCGCGCAGCCCTTCGAGGCGTTCCAGCAGGTGATCGACGCCGAGCTCGCGCGTGCGCGTGAGCGCGTGTCGGCGGGCACCCCGCGCGCGGGCGTGTACGAGGCGACGATCGCGAACGGCGCGACCAGCCCGGTCATGCTCCCGATGCCCGAGGGCGGCGGCGAAGAGGCCGCGGCGGCGCCCGACGCCGATCGCGTCTACGACATCGCGGTCCCGCGCAACGCGCCGACCCGTGGTGCGGCGAACGCGCCGGTCACGATCCAGATCTTCAGCGACTTCCAGTGCCCCTTCTGCGGCCGCGTCGGTCCGACGCTCGAGCAGGTCATGACGCAGTACGAGGGTCGCGTGCGCCTCGTCTGGCGCAACTACCCGCTGCCCTTCCACCAGCAGGCGGGCCCGGCGGCCGAGGCGGCGATGGAAGTGTTCGCGCAGCGCGGCTCGGAAGCGTTCTGGCAGTTCCACAACACGCTCTTCGAGAACCAGCGCGCGCTCGCGCGTGAGGATCTCGAGCGCTACGCGACGCAGATCCCCGGCATCGACATGGCGCGCTTCCGCCGCGCGCTCGACGAGCACACGCACCAGGCCGCCGTGCAGGCGGACATGGAAGCGGTCCGTCGCGCGGGCGCGGAGATCGGCACCCCGTCGTTCTTCATCAACGGCCGCCTGCTCCAGGGCGCGCAGCCGTTCCCCGCGTTCCAGCAGGCGATCGACCGCGCGCTCCGCGAGGCGCCCGCGCGTCGCTGA
- the dapA gene encoding 4-hydroxy-tetrahydrodipicolinate synthase: MSTFTGTLPALITPFRDDEVDVAALRELVERCIAGGCEGLVPCGTTGESVTLSEEEHALVVRTVVEQAKKRVPVVAGAGTVSTAHTIHLAEISRNAGADGLLLVCPYYNRPTQAGLEAHFRAVAKAVPLPTLLYNIPGRTGVDLALETFERLADVKAIVGIKEATGNVLRSQQIVARMGDRFDVLSGDDALTLPVLSVGGKGVISVTANLLPKETSDVVRLWNAGDVAGARALHLRLNAVHESMFVEANPGPVKAAIADAGHIAKEIRLPLVWPGEASVEKVRAALRAFRGASA; this comes from the coding sequence ATGAGCACGTTCACCGGTACGCTTCCCGCGCTGATCACGCCGTTCCGCGACGACGAGGTCGACGTCGCGGCGCTGCGCGAGCTCGTCGAGCGCTGCATCGCGGGAGGCTGCGAAGGGCTCGTGCCCTGCGGCACCACCGGCGAGTCGGTGACGCTCTCGGAAGAAGAGCACGCGCTCGTCGTGCGCACCGTGGTCGAGCAGGCGAAGAAGCGCGTCCCGGTCGTCGCGGGCGCGGGCACCGTCTCCACCGCGCACACGATCCACCTCGCGGAGATCTCGCGCAACGCCGGCGCTGACGGCCTCCTGCTGGTGTGCCCCTACTACAACCGCCCGACCCAGGCGGGGCTCGAGGCGCACTTCCGCGCGGTGGCGAAGGCGGTCCCGCTGCCGACGCTCCTCTACAACATCCCGGGGCGCACCGGCGTCGACCTCGCGCTCGAGACCTTCGAGCGGCTCGCCGACGTGAAGGCGATCGTCGGGATCAAGGAGGCGACCGGCAACGTCCTGCGCAGCCAGCAGATCGTCGCGCGGATGGGCGATCGCTTCGACGTGCTCTCGGGCGACGACGCGCTGACGCTCCCGGTGCTGAGCGTCGGCGGCAAGGGCGTGATCAGCGTCACCGCGAACCTCCTGCCCAAGGAGACCAGCGACGTGGTGCGCCTGTGGAACGCGGGCGACGTCGCGGGGGCGCGCGCGCTGCACCTTCGTCTGAACGCGGTGCACGAGTCGATGTTCGTCGAGGCGAACCCCGGCCCGGTGAAGGCCGCGATCGCCGACGCGGGGCACATCGCGAAGGAGATACGCCTGCCGCTGGTGTGGCCCGGCGAGGCGTCGGTCGAGAAGGTGCGCGCGGCGCTGCGCGCCTTCCGCGGGGCGAGCGCGTGA